GGCTCAATATTTATGATAGCTCAGATACATGCAGATTGCACCGCAAGCCGCTACATTCAGCGATTCTGCTTTCCCCCGGATTGTGGGTACTCTTAATCTATGATTGGACACGTTCAGCACTGAGTCCGAAAGGCCAGATGCCTCGTTGCCCAATGCAAGCAGGAGCTTATTCTGGCATTGAAGAACCGAAGGGTTTTCCGCGCCACCGAGATCTGCAGCTACGAGGGAGTATCCATTATGTTTCAATTTCTCTACAAGCTCCAGATAACGGGAGGTTCTTCTGATCCATAAAGATAACACTGTACCAACAGTTGACTGAACACATTTTGGAGATAGGGGGTCGGCGCATTTTTCTGTCAGGATAACCCCAGAAAAATCAAAGGCTACGGCAGTGCGGATGAGAGTACCCACATTTCCCGGGTCTTGAACATCTTCAAGCAGTAGGATTTTAGCACCGAAGTTGTCTGGCAGTTGGTCAGAGTACGTATCCAGGGGTAGACGGACGACAGCAATGATTCCCTGAGGCGTCTTTGTGGAGCAGATCGAGCGTAACTGGCTATCAGTGACAAGGCGCTTAGAGTATTTATGGTAAAAGGGAGATAGTTCCTCTGTGGATACAATTTCAATTATATCATCTGGATTACTACTGATTATCTGTTTGATGGTCCTGTCCCCTTCGATGAGAAATGCTTCGGCTTCAAGCCGCCCCTTTCTTGTGGCAAGATTCTTGTACCATTTGATAGGCTTTAGCACAATGGTTCTGTCATCGGGCATGAGTAACACAGTATCTTCACCCTCTATATACAGCAGTGTTGCCGTCAGTCATTGAAATGCTCTTTAATAATATCACGGTATCCCCCTTTCAGTGAACTTTACAAACCCAGCACTGACTACTTTCCGCAATAACAATCCCCGGGGGTGCCGATTATCCGTTCGCTAGGGGGATAAAGGGGGTGAGGTAGAGAAGGTAATATTTCCCACCCACCGGCCCAGAATCGTTTTGCAGTCTGCACCCTAAACCCTGCTTAAATTGCCATTACAAATCATCGATGCTATACTCTGACATATTGTCAGTAGATTTGGAGGCTTCAGGTGAAGAGAGCCGATGGACGTGCCTATAACGAGCTCCGGCCGGTAAGCATCGCGCCCGGTTTTTTACTCTATGCCGAGGGCTCGGCGCTTATCGAGCTGGGAAAGACCCAGGTGCTGTGCTCGGTCAGCGTGGAGGACCGTGTACCCAACTTCCTTAAAAACAGCGGGACGGGGTGGATAACCGCGGAGTATGCCATGCTGCCCCGGGCCACGGTGACCCGCACCCCGCGCGATTCTTCAATGGGGAGGGTAGGAGGCAGGAATCAGGAAATTCAGCGCTTCATCGGGCGCTCATTAAGGGCAGTGGCCGACCTCTCTGCTCTCGGCGAACGGACTTTGATTGTCGATTGCGATGTCCTTCAGGCTGACGGTGGCACGAGAACCGCCGCCGTTACCGGTGCCTACGTTGCGCTTCACAAATCTCTCCATAACCTTGCCAACATGGGAATCATCTCTTCGGTGCCGCTCAAGAGTGCGGTGGCGGCAACCAGCGTTGGCATCGTGCGCAATAATATGATGCTGGACCTGTGCTATGACGAGGACGCTAATGCCTCGGTTGACTTCAACGTGGTTATGACCAACAAAGGTGAGTTCGTCGAGGTACAGGGCACCGCCGAGGGCAAGCCGTTCTCAAGAAAGACTATTGAGGAATTGATTTCCCTGGCTGAGACGGGGATTCAACAGCTCTTCCAGATTCAGCAAATTGCCCTCGAGAAACATAAGTAAGTGGCCAATCTATGGTCTTACCTGACCGCTGCCGTAGATAATCCACTTATATGTGGTCAGCTCTTTCAGTCCCAGGGGTCCACGGGCGTGAAATTTCTGAGTGCTGATGCCAACCTCTGCCCCCAGACCGAACTGTGCCCCATCGGTGAAACGGGTGCTGGCATTAGCGTAGACGCAGGCGGCATCAACTTCATTGAGAAAGCGCATGGCTGCGGAATAATCCTCGGTCACAATGGCTTCGGAGTGACCGGAGCCATAACGTTCAATATGCTCCAGCGCCTCATCGAGAGAATCAACTACCTTGATGGCGGCTATCAGAGACAGAAATTCTTTGCCCCAGTCCTCATCCACTGCCGGAACGAGCTTCAGTCCGGATTGTGTTTTCAGCACCGCCAGGGCACGTTCGTCGCAGTGCATCTCTACGCCGGCTTTGGCCAGTTCGGCGGCAATCAAGGGCAGGTAGTACCCGGCGACGCCAGCGTGCACCAGCAGCGTGTCCAGAGCGTTGCAGACCGTTGGCCGCTGCACCTTGGCGTTGTAGGCAATGGCGACAGCCTTGTCCACGTCGGCGCTTTTGTCAACGTAGGTATGGCAGACGCCTATCCCGCCGGTAACCGCCGGCATGCAGGCCTTTTCCGCCACGGAGCGGATGAGTCCGGCACCACCCCGCGGTATAATCAAATCGATGACATCGTTCATCGTCAGCATATGGTCGACGAGGGCCCGGTCGGTGTTTTCCACGAACTGGACGGTACCGTCGGGCATTCCGGCATTTAACGAGGCGTCCTGCACCACACTGGCCAGGGCGCTGTTGGAGCGGATGGCCTCTTTGCCTCCCCTGAGGAGCACCGCGTTGCCGGACTTCAGGCAAAGCGAGGAGATATCAATGGTCACATTGGGGCGGCTCTCGTAAATGGCCCCGATGACACCCAGCGGCACCCGTTTCTTCCCGATCTGCAGCCCGTTGGGCTGGGTGCGCATATCGAAAACCTCACCGACGGGGTCGGGCAGTGCCGCCACGTTGAGCACGTCGCTGGCGATTGCCTCAAGACGGCTCTCGTTCAGCATCAGGCGGTCGAGCATATGAGCGCTCATACCTGATGCCTCCGCCTCTTTATAGTCCTCTCTGTTGGCTGCCAGTATCTCGTCTTTTCTGGCCAGCAGGTCGCGGCTTATATTATTTAACGCCCTGTTCTTGATGTCCGTGGAGAGGTAGGCCAGGCGTTTTGAGGCTTCCTTGACGGCTCTTCCCTTGGCTTCCAGTTCCGCAATGGCTGAGTTCATATTCACACCTCTGGTTGTCACTGTGGGGAAACCCACCCCCTTTGTCCCCCTCCCTTAAAAGGGAGGGGGAATTAGTTTTGAGAGGGGCTTCGCCCCTCTATAACTCCCTTTTTAGTCCTCTAGAGAAAGCTGTTCGCCTTCTGGTATTGAAATTCTTTTTGCTCTGGTATAGGTAACGCTCGTCTGCTCCTGCGGTGGCATATCAACTGTTTTACCTTTCAGTAGTTCCTCTACCGTTAGTATCTGTATTTTGGGATAATCCTTTTTCCATATTGGGGAGTGATAAAAGCCTGCATCTATAGCTTCAACCTTCATCGGTTCAGTAGGAGAATCAAGCGTGATAAAAACACCGATGGCTTCATTGGCGGCAACAGCTTTTAATTCACGAATGGCGTTCACTCCCACGTGCCCGCTCTTTACCTGAACAATTACCCGTTTTACACTGCTGTCAGTGCCATCAATGAATTGTATGATACCATCAATACCTTTATCAGCACCTTTCTTTTTCTCGCCTAACGGCCTCGCTCCAATAAGGCCAAGTGCCCACCACTGGAACTGATACCTGTCCGTCTGATGAGCTAATGCTTTAGCCCCAGCCAGGTCCACAGGCTCACCAATAACCTCGGCTTTAATACCAAAAGTATCTTTAAGGCGGTTTCGCATCAAGTTAACAGCTAGATGGGTAATGTCAATTCCTATCCAGCGTCTTTTTAGCTTCTGAGCGGCTACCAGCGCTGTGCCACATCCACAGAAGGGGTCAAGGACAATATCACCTTCATTTGAGCTGGCTTTTATTATGCGTTCAAGCAGAGCAAGAGGCTTTTGTGTATCATAGCCGAGTCGCTCTTTTGCTTGGGAGTTTATAGGTGGAATATCTTCCCACAAGCATTGAAGAACAGTGCCCTTAGTGTCATCTAAATAACGCTTAAGTCGTATTCCTCCCGCTTTAGTAAAATGTAATCTTCCCTCAGCATTTAGTTGTTTCATTGTCTCAATTGGACATCGCCATAGAGACTTAACACCCTTGTATTCGTATTCATAACCGCCACCTGACAGCCCCTTGGCGGTAAGGTCGTAATCACTCCATAACCTTCCGTCTTGGTCTTTGTTGCGAAATCTTGCTATATACTCTTGTTCATGTGGGCGGAAAACTTGGTTCCATATCCACCTTTCACCTTTTGTATAAAATAGGAGGATGTCAATGTTTGCTCCGTATCGACCTGGGTCGCTATGAGCACTTGTACGCTTCCATACAATCTCATTTTTAAAATTAACTACCCCAAATATCTGGTCAAGTACTAATTTAAGGTAATGGCTGGCGGTTGGGTCGCAGTGGAGGTAAAGAGAGCCAGTAGGTCTTAAAACGCGGTGTAACTCAATCAGACGCGCTGTCATCATCACCAGATAAGCCATAACGTCATTATGACCGATGGTGTCATGAAGTGCACCGATGAGCTTTCCCACATTAAGCGGGCCGTTAACCACAATATCGTGATAGGTGTTTTCTGCTGACTGTGTCCAGTGCCAGGTATCGGTGAAGGCTTTAATCTGTGCTTCAGACTCAATGCCGCTGTTTTCCTTGAATAAAATATTGTAATCTTTTTTGCTGTTAAAAGGAGGGTCAAGGTATATCAGGTCAACACATTCGTCTGGGAAATATTCCCGATTACGCAGGATTTCAAGATTATCACCGAAGTAAAGAACGTTTGTCTTCATATCCCACCTCCTCCCCCAAATTATTTAAAAATTATTCCGGTTGCTGCAAAGCGCTCATGCCGGTAAATTGATACACATAACGGGGCGGGATGCCGCTCACCGCCCGGTTCACCCGCTTCCTGAGGCGACATCTGCCTCTGCGCATATCGGCCAGTTCAATGATGTGAATATCGGTATCATTGATTCGTTTGTAATCGGTGAGAGTGAGTTCTCCCCACCAGCCAGTCTCGGATTCATCTTGAAACTTGTAATTGACTTCAGTGATGAATTCATTGTCGCTAACTCGGTATAACTTGCCAATAGTCACTTTACTACCTCCTAAAGAACAGCTAGGTTATCCCGGTGCACCACTTCTGGCCCGAAGTCAGTACCGAGCAGCGTGGCAATTTTTCCGGAATGAGTACCTTTAATGAGCTCGACCTCGCTGGAACTGTAATTAACCAGACCGCAGCCGAGGTGCAGGCCCTCGGCGTCATAGATATCGACCAGGTCACCGCGGTCGAAGTCGCCTTTGGCTTCCTTGATGCCGGCGGCGAGCAGACTACGATTTTGCTTCTTCAGCGCTGTAGCGGCCCCGGCATCCACCACCAGTTTACCGCTAATGCACAGGCCACTCAACATCCAGCGCTTCCGACTCTCAAGTTTGGCAGTGGTCGGTAAAAAGCGGGTGCCAACTTTTTCCCCTCGAGCCAGCCTCAAGATAATATCCGGTTCCCTGCCGTCGGCAATAATCACGGTTACACCGGAGGCAGTGGCCAACTTGGCGGCTTCAATTTTGGTGACCATCCCGCCGATGCCCAGCGCCCCGGCCTTATCAGCCAGGCGTTCAATCTCACCATCGATGCGCTCTACCTCGGAGATTAACCGGGCACCGGGGTCGTGCCGCGGGTCGGCGGTGTGCAGGCCGGCGGTGTCCGTTAGCAGCAGTAAAAGGTCGGCGTCGACCAGATTGGCTACCATAGCTGAGAGGTTATCATTGTCCCCGAACTTGGCCTCATCCAGCTCATCGACCGCCACGACGTCGTTTTCGTTGACAATGCAAATCACCCTGAGCTGGAGCAGGGCGAGCAGTGTGTTGCGGGCATTGAGGTATCCGGAGCGGTCGGAGAGGTCAGCTTTGGTGAGCAGTGCCTGGGCCACAGGGATATTATACCGGCTGAAAAGCTCCTCATAGATATGCATAAGGTGGCTCTGGCCCACAGAGCAGAGCACCTGTTTGAAGGGAATGTTTTTGATCTTTCGCGTCAAGTTGAGGCGGTGGCGACCGGCCGCCATGGCCCCCGAAGAAACAACGAGCATTTCCACCCCTTGCTGGTGCAACTGTGCCACCTGAGCGACCAGCCGGGACATCATAGCACGGTCCAAACGGTCACTGCCGCCGGTGAGCAGACTGGTGCCGAGTTTGACCACCATCCGTTGACAGCATTGGTCAATCGATTTTGAATCCGTTCCGTTATTTCCGCCCATTTCATACCAGTTAAGGTAATTTGTTACATTATAGCAACCTGAAGCACGCTGGGCAAGTTAAGTGAGATTACAATGTTGTTAAATCATTGCATTATGAATTCAATGGAAGGCCGAAAACACATTTGAGAAGCGTTAGCAGCAATGTTAGAATTGACTGGAGGGCTGGTCGTTTCCGACGAGCCCTAAAGGTATTTGGGAAACTTATTGGCCAATGGATTTAACTCGATTGCTGAGCTTAATTGAAGATATGCCGGCATACGGCCAGTTAATAATCGCCGGGCCGCATCAGGTCCAGGGCAGAGGACTCGTTTTGCTCGATGCCGCCAAGCCTTACCTTATCGCGGCACTGAATCGGCAATGGCAGCAGCCTATTCTGGTGGTGACTGCCCAGCCCGGGCACGCTAAAAAACTATCCGAACAGCTTTCCGCGTGGACCAGTACCGCAGTCAGAGTTTTTCCCGAGCCGGACGCTTTGCCCTATGAGCGTGTCACATCCGACGCCACCACTGAACTGGAACGGGTCCGGGTACTATCAATGCTGGCCAACTGCCAAATGGGTGAAGAGCCAGCAGAACCACCCCTTATAATTGCCTCGG
Above is a window of Chloroflexota bacterium DNA encoding:
- a CDS encoding RNA methyltransferase; translation: MPDDRTIVLKPIKWYKNLATRKGRLEAEAFLIEGDRTIKQIISSNPDDIIEIVSTEELSPFYHKYSKRLVTDSQLRSICSTKTPQGIIAVVRLPLDTYSDQLPDNFGAKILLLEDVQDPGNVGTLIRTAVAFDFSGVILTEKCADPLSPKCVQSTVGTVLSLWIRRTSRYLELVEKLKHNGYSLVAADLGGAENPSVLQCQNKLLLALGNEASGLSDSVLNVSNHRLRVPTIRGKAESLNVAACGAICMYLSYHKY
- the rph gene encoding ribonuclease PH, whose amino-acid sequence is MKRADGRAYNELRPVSIAPGFLLYAEGSALIELGKTQVLCSVSVEDRVPNFLKNSGTGWITAEYAMLPRATVTRTPRDSSMGRVGGRNQEIQRFIGRSLRAVADLSALGERTLIVDCDVLQADGGTRTAAVTGAYVALHKSLHNLANMGIISSVPLKSAVAATSVGIVRNNMMLDLCYDEDANASVDFNVVMTNKGEFVEVQGTAEGKPFSRKTIEELISLAETGIQQLFQIQQIALEKHK
- a CDS encoding glutamate-5-semialdehyde dehydrogenase — translated: MNSAIAELEAKGRAVKEASKRLAYLSTDIKNRALNNISRDLLARKDEILAANREDYKEAEASGMSAHMLDRLMLNESRLEAIASDVLNVAALPDPVGEVFDMRTQPNGLQIGKKRVPLGVIGAIYESRPNVTIDISSLCLKSGNAVLLRGGKEAIRSNSALASVVQDASLNAGMPDGTVQFVENTDRALVDHMLTMNDVIDLIIPRGGAGLIRSVAEKACMPAVTGGIGVCHTYVDKSADVDKAVAIAYNAKVQRPTVCNALDTLLVHAGVAGYYLPLIAAELAKAGVEMHCDERALAVLKTQSGLKLVPAVDEDWGKEFLSLIAAIKVVDSLDEALEHIERYGSGHSEAIVTEDYSAAMRFLNEVDAACVYANASTRFTDGAQFGLGAEVGISTQKFHARGPLGLKELTTYKWIIYGSGQVRP
- a CDS encoding restriction endonuclease; translated protein: MKTNVLYFGDNLEILRNREYFPDECVDLIYLDPPFNSKKDYNILFKENSGIESEAQIKAFTDTWHWTQSAENTYHDIVVNGPLNVGKLIGALHDTIGHNDVMAYLVMMTARLIELHRVLRPTGSLYLHCDPTASHYLKLVLDQIFGVVNFKNEIVWKRTSAHSDPGRYGANIDILLFYTKGERWIWNQVFRPHEQEYIARFRNKDQDGRLWSDYDLTAKGLSGGGYEYEYKGVKSLWRCPIETMKQLNAEGRLHFTKAGGIRLKRYLDDTKGTVLQCLWEDIPPINSQAKERLGYDTQKPLALLERIIKASSNEGDIVLDPFCGCGTALVAAQKLKRRWIGIDITHLAVNLMRNRLKDTFGIKAEVIGEPVDLAGAKALAHQTDRYQFQWWALGLIGARPLGEKKKGADKGIDGIIQFIDGTDSSVKRVIVQVKSGHVGVNAIRELKAVAANEAIGVFITLDSPTEPMKVEAIDAGFYHSPIWKKDYPKIQILTVEELLKGKTVDMPPQEQTSVTYTRAKRISIPEGEQLSLED
- the proB gene encoding glutamate 5-kinase; translation: MGGNNGTDSKSIDQCCQRMVVKLGTSLLTGGSDRLDRAMMSRLVAQVAQLHQQGVEMLVVSSGAMAAGRHRLNLTRKIKNIPFKQVLCSVGQSHLMHIYEELFSRYNIPVAQALLTKADLSDRSGYLNARNTLLALLQLRVICIVNENDVVAVDELDEAKFGDNDNLSAMVANLVDADLLLLLTDTAGLHTADPRHDPGARLISEVERIDGEIERLADKAGALGIGGMVTKIEAAKLATASGVTVIIADGREPDIILRLARGEKVGTRFLPTTAKLESRKRWMLSGLCISGKLVVDAGAATALKKQNRSLLAAGIKEAKGDFDRGDLVDIYDAEGLHLGCGLVNYSSSEVELIKGTHSGKIATLLGTDFGPEVVHRDNLAVL